CTTCCTTGGAGAACCGCTCAATTTCAATTTCCCGGCCCAAATACTTTTCCAACAATTTACTTTCGTTGACCAGGTCATACTGAAAATTTTGTTCAAGGACACTAAGGGCAGAGGCATCCGTGAGAGATATAAAGTGAACGCTGGTGGGATCGATCCGGGCCGCCACCTCGTCCATGGTGACGGAACTCACTCCTTTTTCTAAATCGAAAACCCGTTTTTCACGGACCAATCCTAAATCATTATTATAAATGGTCACATCGGTCGCGTGGAGAATTCCGTGTGCGCCAAACCAAATGGAAAAAAGGATCAGAAACAATTTTTTCATGTGACCTCCATGTAAAGGACATCGCCTATTGAACTCAAAACAGGGCATTCCACCACACAAAAAGAATCTTCCTACAAGGGTCTTTTTTCTGGTATTCCTACACGCCTCGGATACTTAGTTGAAGTTTGACTTGTCTTTTCGATACAAATTACAATTCTCTCTTTATCAAGCCCAGGTAATCGATAAGAAAGAGAGGGCCGGTTACATCCTCCCAATTCACTGAGTGCTTTCCCAATCACCCCCACTTCTTCGGCCCCATCGTTCCCACGATGCAAGATGGCTTTTCCCCCAACTTTGAGAAACGGAAGCGTCAATTCCAAAACCATGGAAAGTCGACCCACAGCGCGGCAGAGGGCAAAGTCGTATTGTCCTCGGTGTTCCTCTTGGTGACCCAGTTCTTCAGCCCGACCACAAAGAGCGCTCGCGTTCGCCATCGGAACACTTTCCAACAAAGAGGAAACAGCCGTTTGTTTTTTCTTAATCGAGTCCAAGAGAGAAAACAC
The sequence above is a segment of the Elusimicrobiota bacterium genome. Coding sequences within it:
- the rsmG gene encoding 16S rRNA (guanine(527)-N(7))-methyltransferase RsmG, with product MTDLPPPWTAFSIAFEGLSLPENFFPKIESYLHSLALVNQSINLISFGTESELRAHVVDALQALRLFPAGDGFRVIDVGTGGGFPGVPLALARSGWVFSLLDSIKKKQTAVSSLLESVPMANASALCGRAEELGHQEEHRGQYDFALCRAVGRLSMVLELTLPFLKVGGKAILHRGNDGAEEVGVIGKALSELGGCNRPSLSYRLPGLDKERIVICIEKTSQTSTKYPRRVGIPEKRPL